Proteins from one Oscillatoria nigro-viridis PCC 7112 genomic window:
- a CDS encoding HAMP domain-containing protein, whose product MSTAQITTPNSNNGYAKQLLRTLVAVKKGDFSVRMPIDQTGLAGKIADELNEIIELNERMAAELDRIGTVVGKEGKIAQRATIGSAEGSWAASVNSVNTLITDLVQPTSETARVIRAVAKGDLSQTIALEIEDRPLKGEFLQTAQIVNTMVDQLSSFASEVTRVAREVGTEGKLGVQAEVRGVAGTWKDLTDSVNSMAGNLTAQVRNIAEVTTAVANGDLSKKITVDVKGEILELKNTINIMVDQLSSFASEVTRVAREVGTEGQLGVQAEVRGVAGTWKDLTDSVNSMAGNLTAQVRNIAEVTTAVANGDLSKKITVDVKGEILELKNTINIMVDQLNSFASEVTRVAREVGSEGKLGGQAEVKGVAGTWKDLTDSVNFMAGSLTAQVRNIAEVTTAVAKGDLSKKITVDVKGEILELKNTVNTMVDQLNSFASEVTRVAREVGTEGKLGVQAEVQEVAGTWKDLTDSVNSMAGNLTAQVRNIAEVTTAVANGDLSKKITVQVKGEILELKNTINVMVDQLNSFASEVTRVAREVGSEGKLGGQADVRGVAGTWKDLTDSVNFMAGSLTEQVRNIAAVTTAVANGDLSKKITVDVKGEILELKNTVNTMVDQLNSFASEVTRVAREVGTEGKLGVQAEVRGVAGTWKDLTDSVNSMAGNLTAQVRNIAEVTTAVANGDLSKKITVDVKGEILELKNTINIMVDQLSSFASEVTRVAREVGTEGKLGVQAYVRGVGGTWKDLTDNVNLMAGNLTAQVRNIAEVTKAVANGDLSKKITVDVKGEILELKDTINVMVDQLNSFASEVTRVAREVGTEGKLGGQAEVKGVAGTWKDLTDNVNSMAGNLTAQVRGIAKVVTAVANGDLKRKLMLEAKGEIATLADTINEMIDTLATFADQVSTVAREVGIEGKLGGQAKVPGAAGTWRDLTDNVNELAANLTTQVRAIAEVAIAVTRGDLTRSISVAAEGEVAIVKDNINQMIANLRETTQKNTEQDWLKTNLAKFTRMLQGQRDLETVSKLILSELTPLVSAQHGVFFMMEAVEHDPFLKLLSTYAYRERKQLGNRFHLGEGLVGQCALEKERILLTEVPDNYVKISSGLGEATPLNVVVLPVLFEGEVTAVIELASFRRFSEIHLTFLDQLTESIAIVLNTIAASMRTEELLKQAQSLAEELQTQQKELRDTNQRLEQQAQLQKTNEELLKKQQEELQQTNEELEEQAELLALQNKEVERKNRDIEQARGLLEERAEQLALTSKYKSEFLANMSHELRTPLNSLLILARLLSDNTEGNLTLKQVEYTRTIYSAGNDLLGLINDILDLAKIESGTMSVEIDQVLFAELRDHLERTFRQIAQDKKLSFKIELEAGLPKGLYTDAKRLQQVLKNLLSNAFKFTERGEVKLRVEVARGGWSVEKESLTSSPNVLAFSVSDTGIGISAEKHRVIFEAFQQADGSTSRKYGGTGLGLSISREIANLLGGEIQLTSRLGEGSRFTLYLPQTYQESRIMNDGESGRGKQTAQLPAAISSAVPSPNFNLPIAPYPSPIIADDRENVEIDDRVLLIVEDDVNFARILLDMAQEQGFKGLVALRSDIGLAMAREFKPTAIMLDLNLPVMDGWTVLDRLKHDPTTRHIPVHIVSVEEGRQRSLQLGAIAYLQKPVSREALSKALTDIKGFVERPVKNLLVVEDDETQRLSIVDLIGNHDVSTTAVGSGAEALATLKSGHFDCVVLDLGLPDMTGFELIEQIKQEPTLKSLPLIIYTGKELTRTEETQLKRMAETIIIKDVRSPERLLDETALFLHRVQANLPEPKRQMLEQLYQTDSTLAGKTVLIVDDDMRNIFALTSMLERHKMKIEYAENGREGIAKLQNTPEINIVLMDVMMPEMDGYETMQAIRKIPQFASLPMIALTAKAMKGDREKCIEAGASDYITKPVDTEQLLSLLRVWLYR is encoded by the coding sequence ATGTCAACTGCACAGATAACAACCCCCAATTCCAATAATGGTTATGCCAAACAGTTACTCAGAACCTTAGTGGCAGTCAAAAAAGGGGACTTTTCAGTTCGGATGCCCATAGACCAGACCGGTCTAGCGGGGAAAATTGCTGACGAACTGAACGAAATTATCGAGCTCAATGAGAGAATGGCGGCCGAACTCGATCGGATCGGCACAGTTGTCGGTAAAGAAGGCAAAATCGCCCAGCGGGCCACCATCGGCAGCGCCGAGGGGTCATGGGCAGCTAGCGTCAATTCTGTCAATACCTTAATTACAGATTTAGTGCAACCAACCTCTGAAACCGCCAGAGTAATTCGGGCCGTAGCAAAAGGAGATTTATCGCAAACTATCGCCTTAGAAATAGAAGACAGACCCCTCAAAGGAGAATTCCTCCAAACAGCGCAAATTGTTAACACAATGGTAGACCAGTTGAGCTCCTTTGCGTCTGAAGTAACGCGGGTTGCTAGGGAAGTAGGAACCGAAGGGAAATTAGGCGTGCAAGCTGAAGTACGGGGAGTTGCAGGAACCTGGAAAGATTTAACGGATTCAGTTAACTCGATGGCGGGGAATTTAACAGCCCAAGTCCGCAACATTGCGGAAGTAACAACGGCTGTGGCAAATGGCGATTTATCCAAGAAAATTACCGTAGATGTCAAAGGCGAAATTCTCGAACTGAAAAACACGATTAACATCATGGTGGATCAGTTGAGTTCCTTCGCATCTGAAGTAACACGGGTGGCTAGAGAAGTGGGAACGGAAGGTCAATTAGGCGTACAAGCTGAAGTCAGGGGAGTTGCAGGAACCTGGAAAGATTTAACGGATTCAGTTAACTCGATGGCCGGTAATCTTACCGCACAAGTACGGAACATTGCGGAAGTGACAACCGCTGTGGCAAATGGCGACTTATCTAAAAAAATTACTGTAGATGTTAAAGGTGAAATTCTGGAGTTAAAAAACACGATTAACATCATGGTGGATCAGTTAAATTCCTTCGCATCTGAAGTAACGCGGGTGGCGAGAGAAGTAGGTTCCGAAGGCAAACTCGGCGGTCAAGCAGAAGTTAAAGGAGTTGCCGGAACTTGGAAGGATTTAACTGATAGCGTTAACTTCATGGCAGGCAGTTTGACAGCACAAGTGCGGAACATCGCTGAAGTGACAACCGCTGTGGCAAAGGGCGATTTATCCAAGAAAATTACTGTAGATGTTAAAGGGGAAATTCTCGAACTCAAAAACACCGTCAACACGATGGTTGACCAGTTAAATTCCTTCGCTTCTGAAGTAACCAGGGTGGCGAGGGAAGTGGGAACGGAAGGGAAATTAGGCGTACAAGCAGAAGTGCAGGAAGTTGCAGGAACTTGGAAAGATTTAACGGATTCAGTTAACTCAATGGCCGGGAATTTAACAGCCCAAGTTCGCAACATTGCGGAAGTGACGACGGCTGTTGCTAACGGTGACTTATCTAAAAAAATTACGGTACAGGTTAAAGGCGAAATTTTAGAACTGAAAAACACCATTAACGTGATGGTAGATCAGCTTAATTCCTTCGCATCTGAGGTCACGCGGGTGGCGAGAGAAGTGGGCTCCGAAGGTAAACTCGGCGGTCAAGCAGATGTCCGAGGCGTAGCAGGAACTTGGAAGGATTTAACGGATTCAGTTAATTTTATGGCTGGTAGTTTGACAGAACAAGTACGGAATATTGCTGCTGTTACGACTGCTGTGGCTAATGGCGACTTGTCGAAGAAAATTACTGTAGATGTTAAAGGTGAAATTCTTGAACTCAAAAACACCGTCAACACGATGGTGGATCAATTAAATTCCTTTGCGTCGGAAGTAACTAGGGTTGCTAGGGAAGTAGGAACCGAAGGGAAATTAGGCGTGCAAGCTGAAGTACGGGGAGTTGCAGGAACCTGGAAAGATTTAACGGATTCAGTTAACTCGATGGCGGGGAATTTAACAGCCCAAGTCCGCAACATTGCTGAAGTGACAACGGCTGTGGCCAATGGCGATTTATCCAAGAAAATTACCGTAGATGTCAAAGGCGAAATTCTCGAACTGAAAAACACGATTAACATCATGGTGGATCAGTTGAGTTCCTTCGCATCTGAAGTAACACGGGTGGCGAGGGAAGTAGGAACGGAAGGTAAATTAGGCGTGCAAGCTTACGTGCGGGGTGTCGGGGGAACTTGGAAAGATTTAACTGATAATGTTAACTTGATGGCGGGGAATTTGACAGCGCAGGTGCGGAATATTGCGGAAGTGACGAAAGCGGTAGCAAATGGGGATTTGTCTAAGAAAATTACCGTTGATGTCAAAGGCGAAATTCTTGAACTGAAAGACACTATTAACGTGATGGTGGATCAGCTTAATTCCTTCGCTTCTGAGGTGACGCGGGTGGCGCGGGAGGTGGGAACTGAGGGTAAATTGGGCGGTCAAGCTGAGGTGAAAGGAGTTGCGGGAACTTGGAAGGATTTAACCGACAATGTAAACTCGATGGCGGGAAATTTGACAGCGCAAGTGCGGGGTATTGCTAAAGTTGTGACGGCGGTGGCGAATGGCGATTTGAAGCGGAAATTAATGCTGGAAGCTAAGGGAGAAATTGCGACTCTGGCAGATACGATTAATGAGATGATTGATACGCTGGCGACGTTTGCCGATCAAGTTAGTACGGTGGCGCGGGAGGTTGGCATTGAAGGGAAGTTAGGCGGTCAGGCGAAGGTTCCGGGCGCGGCGGGGACGTGGCGAGATTTGACGGATAATGTGAATGAATTGGCGGCGAATTTGACTACTCAGGTGCGCGCGATCGCCGAAGTGGCAATTGCTGTTACCCGAGGCGATTTAACGAGGTCAATTTCCGTCGCCGCTGAAGGAGAAGTTGCGATTGTTAAGGATAACATTAACCAGATGATTGCCAATCTGCGGGAGACTACGCAGAAAAATACAGAGCAAGATTGGCTGAAAACAAACCTCGCTAAGTTCACTCGAATGCTACAAGGTCAGCGGGATTTAGAAACTGTTTCTAAACTAATTCTCTCAGAATTAACGCCGCTGGTTTCTGCTCAGCATGGCGTCTTCTTTATGATGGAAGCTGTGGAACACGATCCGTTTCTCAAACTGTTAAGTACCTACGCATATCGGGAACGCAAACAGTTAGGAAATAGATTCCATTTAGGCGAAGGTTTGGTAGGACAGTGCGCCCTGGAAAAGGAACGTATACTGTTGACTGAAGTGCCGGACAACTACGTGAAAATTAGCTCGGGTCTGGGAGAAGCTACGCCGCTGAATGTCGTGGTTTTACCTGTACTATTTGAGGGAGAAGTGACGGCAGTAATCGAGTTAGCTTCGTTCCGCCGATTCAGCGAAATACACTTGACATTCCTCGACCAACTGACGGAAAGTATCGCCATTGTTTTAAATACAATTGCGGCGAGTATGCGGACGGAAGAGTTGCTGAAACAGGCGCAATCTTTGGCTGAAGAGTTGCAAACTCAGCAAAAGGAACTAAGGGACACTAACCAGCGGCTAGAACAGCAAGCGCAGTTGCAGAAGACGAATGAGGAACTGTTGAAGAAGCAGCAGGAAGAGTTGCAACAAACGAATGAAGAACTAGAAGAACAAGCTGAATTGCTAGCGCTGCAAAATAAGGAAGTTGAGCGGAAAAATCGAGATATCGAACAGGCGAGGGGGTTATTGGAAGAAAGAGCCGAACAGTTGGCTCTAACTTCTAAGTATAAGTCGGAGTTTCTGGCAAATATGTCTCACGAGTTGCGAACTCCGCTGAATTCGCTGTTGATTCTGGCTCGATTGCTTTCTGACAATACTGAAGGCAATTTGACTCTGAAACAAGTTGAATACACGCGCACAATTTACTCGGCGGGAAATGACTTGCTGGGGCTGATTAATGACATCTTGGATCTTGCTAAGATTGAATCAGGCACGATGTCGGTGGAAATCGATCAAGTGTTGTTTGCGGAGTTGCGAGATCATTTGGAGCGAACTTTCCGCCAAATCGCCCAGGATAAGAAGTTGAGTTTTAAAATCGAGCTTGAGGCTGGGTTGCCAAAAGGGCTCTATACTGATGCTAAACGGCTGCAACAAGTGTTGAAGAATCTTCTCTCTAATGCGTTTAAGTTTACAGAGCGAGGTGAGGTAAAATTGCGGGTCGAAGTAGCGCGGGGAGGGTGGAGTGTAGAAAAAGAAAGTTTAACGAGTTCCCCTAATGTTTTGGCTTTCTCAGTTAGCGATACGGGGATTGGAATTTCTGCTGAAAAACACCGGGTTATTTTTGAGGCTTTCCAACAAGCTGATGGTAGCACTAGCCGCAAATACGGGGGCACGGGTTTGGGTTTGTCAATTAGTAGAGAAATCGCTAATTTGTTAGGGGGAGAAATTCAATTGACGAGTCGCCTTGGTGAGGGTAGTAGGTTCACGCTTTATCTGCCGCAAACTTACCAAGAATCGCGAATAATGAACGATGGGGAATCGGGAAGGGGCAAGCAAACGGCTCAATTGCCGGCTGCTATTTCTTCAGCAGTTCCTTCGCCGAATTTCAACTTGCCGATCGCTCCTTATCCATCACCGATTATCGCTGACGATCGGGAAAATGTCGAGATCGACGATCGCGTGCTGTTGATTGTCGAGGATGATGTAAACTTCGCTCGGATTCTGTTGGATATGGCGCAGGAACAGGGTTTTAAAGGTTTGGTGGCTTTGCGGAGCGATATCGGTTTGGCGATGGCGCGAGAGTTCAAGCCAACTGCGATTATGCTGGATCTAAATTTGCCTGTGATGGATGGCTGGACAGTTCTCGATCGCTTGAAGCACGACCCAACTACGCGCCACATTCCGGTTCACATTGTATCAGTTGAAGAAGGGCGGCAGCGCAGTTTGCAGTTAGGGGCGATCGCCTACCTACAAAAGCCTGTCAGCCGCGAAGCTTTGAGCAAAGCTTTGACTGATATTAAGGGGTTTGTGGAGCGGCCTGTGAAGAATTTGCTAGTCGTGGAAGACGACGAAACACAGCGTCTCAGTATTGTAGATTTAATCGGCAATCACGATGTTTCTACCACGGCTGTGGGGAGTGGTGCAGAGGCGCTAGCAACTTTAAAATCGGGGCATTTTGACTGCGTTGTACTCGATTTGGGACTGCCAGATATGACGGGTTTTGAACTGATCGAGCAGATCAAGCAAGAGCCGACTTTGAAAAGTCTGCCGCTGATTATTTACACGGGCAAAGAGTTGACGAGAACCGAAGAAACTCAACTGAAGCGAATGGCGGAAACAATCATTATTAAAGATGTGCGCTCGCCGGAACGTTTGTTAGATGAAACAGCTTTGTTTTTGCACCGGGTTCAAGCAAATTTGCCGGAACCGAAGCGCCAAATGCTCGAGCAATTGTATCAAACAGATTCGACGCTCGCGGGCAAAACAGTCTTGATTGTTGACGACGATATGCGGAATATTTTCGCCCTCACAAGTATGCTGGAGCGCCATAAAATGAAAATTGAGTATGCTGAGAATGGCAGAGAGGGCATTGCTAAATTGCAAAATACGCCTGAGATAAATATTGTGTTGATGGACGTGATGATGCCAGAGATGGACGGTTACGAAACAATGCAAGCAATTCGTAAAATTCCTCAATTTGCTTCCTTGCCAATGATTGCTCTTACTGCGAAAGCTATGAAGGGCGATCGGGAAAAATGTATCGAAGCTGGGGCGTCTGACTACATTACCAAACCTGTTGATACCGAACAGTTGCTCTCGCTGCTGCGTGTCTGGCTTTATCGATAG
- a CDS encoding CheR family methyltransferase: MSESHELETIEIQLLLEGMFRYYGFDFRNYALASLKRRIWNTIRSERLTTVSALQEKVLHNPAYLDRLLLDISVNVTAMFRDPSFYISFRNKVVPLLRTYPFIRIWHAGCSTGEEVYSMAILLQEEGLYDRCRIYATDMNELVLKRAKTGIFPLKQMQEYTQLYHQAGGKKAFSEYYTAAYENAIFRSSLKENIVFAHHNLATDNSFNEFNVILCRNVLIYFNSHLQERVHKLFYESLGMFGVLGLGHQESLIFTPYEKYYEPIESSDKLYRRIK, translated from the coding sequence ATGTCCGAAAGCCATGAACTGGAAACAATCGAAATTCAACTCCTACTAGAGGGAATGTTTCGCTATTACGGATTTGATTTTCGCAATTATGCTCTTGCCTCTCTCAAGCGCCGTATTTGGAACACTATTCGCTCGGAACGGCTCACCACTGTCTCTGCACTTCAGGAAAAGGTACTGCACAATCCTGCTTACCTAGACCGTTTGCTGCTGGACATTTCTGTCAATGTAACGGCGATGTTTCGCGATCCCAGCTTTTACATTAGTTTCAGAAATAAAGTGGTGCCGCTGCTGCGTACTTATCCTTTTATTCGGATTTGGCACGCTGGATGTTCAACGGGAGAAGAAGTCTATTCTATGGCTATTTTGCTGCAAGAAGAAGGACTGTATGACCGTTGTCGGATTTACGCTACAGACATGAATGAATTAGTCTTGAAAAGAGCAAAAACAGGGATATTCCCGCTGAAACAAATGCAAGAATATACGCAACTCTACCACCAAGCGGGAGGCAAGAAAGCGTTTTCTGAGTATTACACTGCTGCCTATGAAAATGCAATTTTTCGCTCTTCACTTAAAGAGAATATTGTCTTTGCTCACCACAACCTAGCAACGGATAATTCTTTTAATGAATTTAATGTTATTTTGTGCCGTAATGTGCTGATTTATTTCAATTCACACCTCCAAGAGCGGGTACACAAGCTTTTTTATGAGAGCCTGGGAATGTTTGGAGTGTTAGGACTAGGACATCAGGAGTCTCTAATTTTTACACCTTATGAAAAATACTATGAACCAATTGAAAGTAGTGATAAACTATACCGGAGAATTAAATAA
- a CDS encoding chemotaxis protein CheB — translation MNQLKVVINYTGELNKKNFEIVVVGTSLGGLEALTVLLADLPQSFPLPVVIVQHRHKSSQNRLTDFLQKQSSLQITEAQDKEELAPGRVYLAPADYHLLIESPSEEEFSLYGNDFTESGSVAVESIHNSKVPIPNRGTPTFALSTEAPVCYARPSIDVLFESAADAFGEKVIGIILTGANSDGSKGLAKIKAEGGLTFVEEPASALCPIMPASAIANVEVDWILPLSKIAPCLVNLLRIKD, via the coding sequence ATGAACCAATTGAAAGTAGTGATAAACTATACCGGAGAATTAAATAAAAAAAATTTTGAAATAGTGGTCGTGGGCACGTCTTTGGGAGGGCTAGAGGCTCTGACTGTGCTGCTGGCAGATTTGCCACAAAGCTTTCCTTTGCCTGTAGTTATTGTCCAACACCGCCATAAGAGTTCTCAGAATAGGCTTACTGATTTTTTACAAAAGCAAAGCTCTCTCCAAATCACAGAGGCCCAAGACAAAGAGGAGCTCGCACCTGGACGGGTTTACTTGGCTCCTGCTGACTATCACTTGCTAATAGAATCGCCCTCTGAGGAGGAGTTTAGCCTGTATGGAAACGACTTTACAGAATCGGGGAGTGTGGCAGTGGAGTCAATCCATAATTCAAAAGTCCCAATCCCCAATCGCGGAACTCCTACATTTGCACTATCAACTGAGGCTCCTGTCTGCTACGCGCGGCCCTCAATCGATGTGCTGTTTGAGTCTGCTGCGGATGCCTTTGGGGAGAAAGTGATCGGCATAATTTTAACGGGAGCTAATTCTGATGGCAGTAAAGGGCTGGCAAAAATTAAAGCTGAGGGAGGATTGACATTCGTGGAGGAACCGGCTTCAGCTCTATGCCCGATCATGCCAGCGTCGGCGATCGCAAATGTTGAAGTAGACTGGATTTTACCCCTCTCTAAAATCGCTCCCTGTTTAGTCAATTTGCTAAGAATTAAAGATTAA
- a CDS encoding hybrid sensor histidine kinase/response regulator, translating to MNMQSPHRVNVLLVDDRPENLVALEAILNSPSYNLVQANSGAEALRCLLNEDFAVILLDVQMPGMDGFETATLIRSRDRSRATPIIFITAFSSNDTHVFKGYSLGAVDYLFKPLEPEILTSKVQVFVELFQKTVEVKQQATQLAAVNSELSKSEERFRTLCACSPLGIYLADVEGRCTYINPRCQAICGLTLEESLAEVWQREVHPEDRDRVVADWLAWINESQEYSNEFRLAGSENVRWVHVQSSPMFSDLGKLIGHVGTVRDVTDRKQAEEERSRLIREQVARQEAERANQMKDEFLAILSHELRTPLNAILGWSRLLRSKTFDRDTIEKALETIERNAKSQAQLIEDILDVSRILRGKLNLNKHPIRLESAIKLAIDSLQPLTEEKSIVIELTCSPNVGEVIGDPDRLQQIVWNLLSNAIKFSPPEGKVQVRLESVGEEAQIEIIDSGIGIAPDFLPYVFDRFRQADSSTTRSYGGLGLGLAIVRHLVEQHGGKVYAENNPGEGAKFTVALPLAQRNALAADDDWSHLNDATEVLPTLANLQLLVVDDDDDTREFLIALLEDEGSVVRSAASVAGALAALESYWPDLLLSDIGMPEADGYELIRRVREMEVLRGGKMPAIALTAYAREEERKQALEAGFQMHLSKPVDINKLIVAIANLTGMLGNPAPTHILDDAQEQARCL from the coding sequence ATGAATATGCAGTCCCCCCATCGAGTAAATGTCCTTTTAGTTGACGATCGCCCAGAAAATTTGGTAGCTCTAGAAGCTATCCTCAACAGCCCCTCTTATAATTTAGTACAAGCTAATTCGGGCGCGGAGGCTCTGAGATGTCTGCTTAATGAAGATTTTGCGGTAATTTTGCTTGATGTGCAGATGCCGGGAATGGATGGATTTGAGACAGCAACATTGATTCGCTCTAGAGATCGATCGCGAGCGACTCCGATTATTTTTATCACAGCATTCAGCAGTAATGACACCCACGTGTTTAAAGGTTATTCTCTGGGTGCGGTGGATTACCTCTTCAAACCCTTGGAACCGGAAATATTGACCTCGAAGGTGCAGGTATTTGTGGAATTGTTCCAAAAAACAGTCGAGGTGAAGCAGCAAGCAACACAGTTAGCTGCGGTTAATAGTGAACTAAGTAAAAGTGAAGAGCGGTTTCGCACTTTGTGTGCTTGTTCGCCACTGGGAATTTACTTAGCTGACGTTGAAGGCCGCTGTACTTACATCAACCCGCGTTGTCAAGCGATTTGCGGGTTAACTTTGGAGGAAAGTTTGGCAGAGGTTTGGCAGCGGGAAGTTCATCCAGAAGATCGCGATCGCGTAGTAGCAGATTGGTTAGCTTGGATTAACGAAAGCCAGGAATATTCTAACGAGTTTCGATTAGCTGGTAGCGAAAATGTGCGTTGGGTTCACGTGCAGTCGTCGCCAATGTTTTCGGATTTAGGAAAACTGATCGGTCACGTGGGCACGGTTAGAGATGTCACAGACCGCAAGCAAGCAGAGGAAGAACGCAGCAGACTAATCCGCGAACAAGTAGCGCGGCAAGAAGCGGAGAGAGCTAACCAGATGAAGGATGAATTTCTAGCTATTCTCTCTCACGAACTCCGTACTCCTTTAAATGCAATTCTCGGCTGGTCTAGGCTGCTTCGCAGCAAAACATTTGACCGAGACACTATTGAGAAAGCCCTAGAAACAATTGAGCGCAATGCTAAATCTCAAGCGCAACTCATTGAAGATATTTTAGATGTTTCGCGGATTCTGCGGGGGAAACTAAATTTAAATAAGCATCCGATTCGGTTGGAATCTGCGATCAAGCTGGCAATAGATTCTTTGCAGCCGCTGACTGAGGAAAAATCAATAGTCATAGAATTAACGTGCAGTCCCAATGTAGGTGAAGTTATCGGCGATCCCGATCGCTTGCAGCAAATTGTCTGGAATTTGCTGTCAAATGCGATTAAGTTTAGTCCGCCAGAGGGTAAAGTACAGGTGCGGTTAGAGTCAGTTGGCGAGGAAGCTCAAATTGAGATAATTGATAGCGGCATTGGTATCGCTCCTGATTTTTTGCCTTATGTTTTCGATCGCTTCCGCCAAGCTGATAGCAGCACAACTAGGTCTTACGGGGGTTTGGGACTGGGATTGGCGATCGTCCGTCACTTGGTGGAACAGCACGGCGGTAAGGTGTATGCAGAGAATAATCCGGGCGAGGGTGCGAAATTTACGGTGGCTTTACCTCTTGCACAGAGGAACGCCCTCGCTGCTGACGATGATTGGTCACACCTCAATGACGCGACAGAGGTTCTCCCCACTCTGGCTAATTTGCAATTGCTAGTGGTGGATGATGACGATGACACGCGGGAGTTTTTGATTGCTTTACTCGAAGACGAAGGATCTGTGGTGCGATCGGCGGCATCGGTGGCCGGGGCTCTAGCTGCACTGGAGAGTTATTGGCCGGATCTGCTGCTGAGCGACATTGGAATGCCGGAAGCAGACGGCTACGAGTTGATCCGGCGGGTGAGAGAAATGGAAGTGCTCAGGGGTGGAAAGATGCCTGCGATCGCTCTGACGGCCTACGCGAGAGAGGAAGAGCGCAAGCAAGCGCTGGAAGCGGGTTTTCAGATGCACTTATCTAAACCAGTTGACATAAATAAGTTAATTGTCGCAATTGCTAACCTCACAGGAATGCTCGGAAATCCCGCTCCAACTCACATCTTGGACGATGCTCAAGAACAGGCAAGATGCCTGTGA
- the map gene encoding type I methionyl aminopeptidase codes for MNIFSSLLSSPTQAPQVKKQRRGIEIKSEREIEIMRQAAKIVATVLKEISQMVKPGMTTADLDAYAEKRIRAMGATPSFKGYHGFPGSICSSINNEVVHGIPSAKKVIRAGDVLKVDTGAYYQGFHGDSCITIAVVEVTPESAKLIRVAEEALYKGIEQVKAGAYLLDLAGAIEDHVKSNGFNVVEEFTGHGVGRNLHEEPSVFNFRTREMPNVKLRAGMTLAIEPILNAGSKYTRTLSDKWTAVTVDNAMSAQFEHTVLVTETGYEILTDRSKV; via the coding sequence ATGAATATTTTTAGCAGTCTGCTTTCTAGCCCAACTCAAGCACCCCAAGTCAAAAAACAGCGTCGAGGCATTGAAATTAAGTCGGAACGCGAAATCGAAATTATGCGGCAGGCCGCGAAAATCGTTGCAACGGTACTCAAAGAAATTTCCCAAATGGTGAAACCGGGAATGACTACTGCTGATTTGGATGCTTATGCGGAAAAACGCATCCGTGCTATGGGGGCAACTCCGAGTTTTAAAGGCTATCACGGTTTCCCGGGATCGATTTGCTCTAGCATTAATAACGAAGTTGTTCACGGCATCCCCAGCGCCAAAAAAGTAATTCGGGCAGGAGATGTTCTCAAGGTAGATACGGGGGCATATTACCAAGGTTTTCACGGCGATTCTTGCATCACGATCGCAGTTGTGGAAGTGACTCCCGAATCGGCAAAATTAATCCGAGTCGCAGAAGAAGCTCTCTACAAAGGCATCGAACAAGTGAAGGCGGGAGCCTATTTGCTCGATCTGGCTGGTGCGATCGAAGATCACGTCAAAAGCAACGGTTTTAACGTCGTTGAGGAGTTTACCGGCCACGGTGTCGGGCGAAATTTGCACGAGGAACCTTCGGTTTTCAATTTCCGCACCCGGGAAATGCCGAACGTGAAATTGCGAGCGGGCATGACATTGGCGATCGAACCGATTCTGAATGCCGGTTCTAAGTACACTCGGACGCTTTCTGACAAGTGGACTGCTGTAACGGTTGACAATGCTATGTCGGCTCAGTTTGAGCATACTGTGTTGGTGACAGAAACTGGCTATGAAATTTTGACCGATCGTTCCAAAGTTTAA